CTCATACAATAAATCTGCAGGAACAGCTGATTGAAAAAGATATTCCGTTTCTTCAGAAAATCCTTCCGATAGAATTCAAAGCATCGTTATTAAAAGGACGTTCAAATTATCTATGCCCTAACAGACTTGCGAAGGCAATGTCGAACTCGTATTCGTTATTTGATGAAGAAGAGAGAAGTATAGTTGACAGAATTTATCAGTGGTATTTAACAACAACTGACGGAACGCTTTCAGATATAAATTTTAAAATTCCACCTGCAGTCTGGGCAACGGTCTGCTCTGAGATGGGAATTTGTACGGCAAAAACATGCGGTGGTGAGAACACGAAGTGTTTTTACCATAAGGCAAAAAAAGAGCTGGCGGACTCAGACATAATTATTGTAAACCATCACTTATTCTTTACACTGTATGACGGAGTAAATCCTCCCGAAGGTGAAGAAGATATCGAAGGATATTTATATCATAATGATTTTATCGTCTTCGATGAAGCACATACCGTTGAGCAGGTCGCAGCAGAGCATATCGCTCCGCATGTTACAAGAGAAATGATAAGATTTCATCTGATGCGATTATATAATCCCAATAAGAAGACGGGAATATTAACCGCGCTTCCTGCAATGCATATCTTCCCGACGATTACGAATCTTTTAGATTTAAATAATCTTTTCTTCCATAAAATACGTGCAAAACTTACTGAGCATCAGAGGGAGTATCACAAACTTACATACCGCATTTATGAAAAGCACTTTGAAGAGAATATTATGGAAGATGAATTTGAAAATCTTGTAAAGAACTTACGAATGCTTGTACCAACATGCAAAGATGAAAACCAGGCGAACGAGCTGATTGAATTTGTGAATAAATTTAATGCGTTTAAAAATACAATCAATGAATTTCTTGAGCAGAGAAATAACACCAAGGGCAAAGATTTTGTGTACTGGGTTGAGTTTGCAAATAAAAGACCTGACTCGAATATAACTTTATCGTCTTCTTCAATAGATTTATCGGAGTATTTCAGAAAAAATATTTTCAGACCGAATAACTCAACCATTTTTACAAGCGCAACTCTCACAATAAATAATAGCTTCGGTTATTTCAAAAAACGTCTGGGTGCTGAAGCTGTTGAAGAGCTAAAATTAGAATCTCCGTTTGATTATTACCGGCAGGTTAAAATTTACATTCCTAAGGAATTAAATTCTCCGGGAAATAAAATCACTCCCGAATACGAACATGACTTGCAATACTGGATTGACCACTTTATAGATATGACCGGCGGAAAAGCTTTAGTTCTTTTTACAAATTTTTCTTTGCTGAAAAAAACTTCTGAAAATATGCGTTTCGGTCTGGCGGAGAAAAGCATTAATCTATTTACTCAAGGAGACGGAACTCCACGCACGAAACTTCTTGAGCAGTTCAAGCAGGATACGCATTCTGTTTTATTTGGATTAGATAGCTTCTGGATGGGAGTAGATGTGCCGGGTGAATCGCTCAGCAATTTAATTATTACCAAGCTGCCTTTTCAGGTGCCTGACCATCCCGTTGTTGAAGCAAGAATGGAATTTATCGAGTCCAAAGGCGGAAACAGCTTTATGGAGTACTCATTGCCGGAAGCGATTTTGAAATTCAGGCAGGGATTCGGGCGGCTTATCAGAAATAAAAATGATGAGGGCATTGTGGCAATACTGGATAACAGAGTACTTACAAAGCCTTACGGAAAGTACTTTTTAAGCTCAATTGAAGAGTGTGAAGTAAATGTGATTTAATTTTATTAATTTACATCAAATTTTGTAAATAACTCACCGCAAGTTTTTCTTTTTTAATGCGTCTAAACATTTAAGCGATGGAAAACAAAAATATAAAAGACGGCAAAATCGAAGAGCAGATAAATCTGACAATGCAGAGTATAGAGGGAATGCAGCGCGCGAAGGCAAATCCTTTTCTGTACGAAAAAGTAATGTCCCGATTGAATCAGCAGCCTGTTCAGACTAATATCCCGGGATGGAATTACAACACAGGTATTAAATATGCTTTGGTGATGCTTCTTTTTATTGTGCTTAACATTGCGACCATTCTGCAGATTACCAATGAAACGAATTTAGTTAAAGTAACCCAGGATACTTCAGTTGAAAACTCTAAGAAAAAAGAAACAACCAATAAAAAGCAATCCAAAGGTTACTTTGACGATTTTATAAACAACGACAGTTACAATTTTTAATTCACTGAAACAATGGAAACAATTTCAAAGAACAAACTGCTGTTTACGATTATTTTTATTCTGATTCTGATTAACGTAGGCACGCTATCTTTTATGTGGTATGGAAGATTCAAGGGGCCGCATCCACCGCCACCGCCTCCTCCGGGAGATGAACGGCAGCAAGGACCTCCTCCTGAAGCAAAAATGTATTTGAAGGAGCAGCTAAAGCTTACTGATTCTCAGATGGAAGCGATTGATAAAATCCGCGAGACGCATATTTCCCAGATAGATAAATTAAGAGAAGAAACACACGGGCTCAAGGATAAACTTTTTTCAAATCTTTCAAATCCTGATATAGATTCAAATAAGCTGAAAGAAATAACAACACAAATAGGAAATAACGAAGCAAGGGTAGACCAGATTGCATATGATAATTTCCGTGAGGTAAGAAAACTCTGCACTGACGAACAGAAAAAGAAATTTGATGAAATAATTTTAGATGTGATGAGGATGAACGCCCCGGAAGGAAGACCGGGCGGCGATAGAAGAGGACCTCCTCCTCCTGACGGAAGACGGGGACCGCCACCTGAATACAAGCAGAGAGACGGCGACGGACATATAAATCCTCCGGGAATACCCGAACAGAAAGATAAAAAATAACTAAAAACATCAAAAGGGAGCTAAAAACTCCCTTTTTGTTTTAAATTAGCACTCACAACTCGACGAAATAATTCCGCCACAAACTGGCTGTTTGACTCAAAAATTCATTGATTTTTTCGTCTCAAATCGGTTTATTTAAACATCATTCAGGAAAAACTCCAACATTTTTCCTACAAGTTTATAGGACAAAATTTATTTTATTTAATCTAATTAACCTCTAATGAAGAAACTATTACTTCTCATAGTTTTTTTCGGTTTATCTTCTTCTATTTTCTCCCAATGGTCAACCGACCCAAACGTTAACAATTCAGTAACGACTTCAAGCGGAAATCAACAAAATGTTGCTACGTGCCCTGACGGCGCAGGTGGTTTAATTATGGCATGGGTTGACGTTCCGACAGCAAAAATTTACGCACAAAGAATTAATGCATTCGGCCAGGCTCAATGGCCCGCCGGCGGTATTAATATAAGCGGAAATACAGGTGACCATTCAATGCCATGTATTTGTTCAGATGCAGGCGGCGGAGCGATTATCGGTTGGAGAGATACCCGAAACGGAAGTCATGACGTTTATGCTCAAAGAGTAAGAGTTGACGGTTTACTTATGTGGACTGCCGGTGGAGTAAGAGTTTCTGCTGTTCCTTATCCTAACATGACTCAATTAAGATGTATGGGTGCTGAAGCAGGTTATGCAATTTTCGGATGGCTTAATTCTGCAAACGGATTATATTCACAAAAATTAGATGCAACCGGCGCAAGATTATGGAACGCAAACGATTTAAGAATTTCTTTCTTTAGTACAAATTCATTTGATATGTGCAAAGATGCAGCAAAAGGTGTTTATTTTTCTTATTCAATGCCGGATACAACTTCTGACGGATGGGAAGAAGATATTTTTGCACAGCACGTTACTTTAGGAGGTGATACTTTATGGGATATTCACTATTGCATAAATCACGATACACTTACCCAATACAGACCTTCCATGTGCGAAGACCAGGATTACGGCTTCATAGTTTCATGGGAAGATTTCAGACATGATTCACACAGCGACATCTATGTTCAGCGTGTAGATTCAGCCCGCAATAAATACTGGGGTTCACACGGAAAAGCAATATGCACAACTTCAGATAATCAGACAAGACCTTATTGTATTTCAGATGCGCACAGCGGCGCGCATATAGTATGGCTTGATGACAGAAGTCAGCCTGCAGCCGGTCATGGTTTATACGGACAAAATGTAAATCACAACGGGCAATCCCAATGGACCAATAACGGAAAAAGAATTTCATACAGAGTTGACGGCACAGTTACTGCCGACGGAAGATTTAATCCTCAGGTTGCTGCAGTAGATGCTCTTGGCGGACTTATTGCATGCTGGATTGGTTACAGCGATGACGCTCTAACAAACTACGGTTTGCTTGCGCAAAGAATAGATTATTACGGCAATACAATGTGGAGCTCAAACGGTGTGTTTGTAACTACAACTGATTTAGTAAAAGGACCGTCAATGGTATTTGACGGCGGCATGAGCGGTTGTAACATTGCTTGGGCAGACGGCAGAAGCTTCGGTTCAAGCGGTTATGATATTTATGCTCAGCATGTTAAATCAGGCTCAGACTTAGGTAACAGACCTGCGCCAAATAATAATAACGTTTCAAAAGGTTCCACGGTAAAGCAAAATTATCCTAATCCTTTCAATCCTGTAACGAATATCTCTTTTGATATTTCTTCACAAGGTTTTGTATCATTAAAAATTTATGATATGACGGGAAGAGAAGTTGCAGTACTTGCCAACGGAGTTTATTCTCCGGGACAGTATGCGGTAACATGGGACGCATCAAATTTTGCTACAGGCGCTTATCTCTATAAATTCATTACAAATGAAAAGACAGAAATAAGAACCATGATGCTTGTAAAATAAAAAGTATAAGGTTTAAAGTATAAAGAAATTATATAGAAGGGGAGCTTATAGCTCCCTTTTTTTTAGCTGCATCCCAATTTTGCCTATGAAAAAAATATTTTACATTTTTATATTTATAATTTTATCTCATAATGTATTCGCCCAGCCGAGATATATCCAGACATTCGATGCAGTTAGTCCAGGTTCTCTACCAGGAGGATGGCAGGCAATCAATAATTCGGGATTCACAATCCGCCCAAGCGCGCAATGGCAGGTAAGAGATTCGGGGCAGTATATTTCATACTTATCACCATTCACCAGTACCCGTTCACGAAGCGGTAAAAGGGCTATAAGTGTAAATTATTATTCTGCACTCATAGATTCAGTTGCTAATATGTTTGGTACTTCAGATGCATGGCTTATCTCTCCCGCGCTCAGCACTATTGCAGGTGATTCGTTAAGATTTTTTGCAACAGGTTGCTACAATAACAATCAGGATAGCTTACAGATATGGGTCTCAACAACGAACGGTTCAATATCAAGTTTTACAAGAAGGCTTGGAACTATTAAATGGCTGCCGGGAAGCCAGTATGGAAAATTTACGCGATATGCATATTCACTTAACGGT
This genomic interval from Bacteroidota bacterium contains the following:
- a CDS encoding DEAD/DEAH box helicase; the encoded protein is MNITTEIKNFFKDGGLLSSQFENYEYRNGQLEMSIKILDTLEEKRHIFIEAPTGIGKSFAYLIPAIYYAKENEKKAIISTHTINLQEQLIEKDIPFLQKILPIEFKASLLKGRSNYLCPNRLAKAMSNSYSLFDEEERSIVDRIYQWYLTTTDGTLSDINFKIPPAVWATVCSEMGICTAKTCGGENTKCFYHKAKKELADSDIIIVNHHLFFTLYDGVNPPEGEEDIEGYLYHNDFIVFDEAHTVEQVAAEHIAPHVTREMIRFHLMRLYNPNKKTGILTALPAMHIFPTITNLLDLNNLFFHKIRAKLTEHQREYHKLTYRIYEKHFEENIMEDEFENLVKNLRMLVPTCKDENQANELIEFVNKFNAFKNTINEFLEQRNNTKGKDFVYWVEFANKRPDSNITLSSSSIDLSEYFRKNIFRPNNSTIFTSATLTINNSFGYFKKRLGAEAVEELKLESPFDYYRQVKIYIPKELNSPGNKITPEYEHDLQYWIDHFIDMTGGKALVLFTNFSLLKKTSENMRFGLAEKSINLFTQGDGTPRTKLLEQFKQDTHSVLFGLDSFWMGVDVPGESLSNLIITKLPFQVPDHPVVEARMEFIESKGGNSFMEYSLPEAILKFRQGFGRLIRNKNDEGIVAILDNRVLTKPYGKYFLSSIEECEVNVI
- a CDS encoding periplasmic heavy metal sensor — encoded protein: METISKNKLLFTIIFILILINVGTLSFMWYGRFKGPHPPPPPPPGDERQQGPPPEAKMYLKEQLKLTDSQMEAIDKIRETHISQIDKLREETHGLKDKLFSNLSNPDIDSNKLKEITTQIGNNEARVDQIAYDNFREVRKLCTDEQKKKFDEIILDVMRMNAPEGRPGGDRRGPPPPDGRRGPPPEYKQRDGDGHINPPGIPEQKDKK
- a CDS encoding T9SS type A sorting domain-containing protein, producing the protein MKKLLLLIVFFGLSSSIFSQWSTDPNVNNSVTTSSGNQQNVATCPDGAGGLIMAWVDVPTAKIYAQRINAFGQAQWPAGGINISGNTGDHSMPCICSDAGGGAIIGWRDTRNGSHDVYAQRVRVDGLLMWTAGGVRVSAVPYPNMTQLRCMGAEAGYAIFGWLNSANGLYSQKLDATGARLWNANDLRISFFSTNSFDMCKDAAKGVYFSYSMPDTTSDGWEEDIFAQHVTLGGDTLWDIHYCINHDTLTQYRPSMCEDQDYGFIVSWEDFRHDSHSDIYVQRVDSARNKYWGSHGKAICTTSDNQTRPYCISDAHSGAHIVWLDDRSQPAAGHGLYGQNVNHNGQSQWTNNGKRISYRVDGTVTADGRFNPQVAAVDALGGLIACWIGYSDDALTNYGLLAQRIDYYGNTMWSSNGVFVTTTDLVKGPSMVFDGGMSGCNIAWADGRSFGSSGYDIYAQHVKSGSDLGNRPAPNNNNVSKGSTVKQNYPNPFNPVTNISFDISSQGFVSLKIYDMTGREVAVLANGVYSPGQYAVTWDASNFATGAYLYKFITNEKTEIRTMMLVK
- a CDS encoding T9SS type A sorting domain-containing protein yields the protein MKKIFYIFIFIILSHNVFAQPRYIQTFDAVSPGSLPGGWQAINNSGFTIRPSAQWQVRDSGQYISYLSPFTSTRSRSGKRAISVNYYSALIDSVANMFGTSDAWLISPALSTIAGDSLRFFATGCYNNNQDSLQIWVSTTNGSISSFTRRLGTIKWLPGSQYGKFTRYAYSLNGLTPGTVYIGFRYFMDCTGGDGYMVQIDDFALGINVGVENNTTGIPSKYDLGQNYPNPFNPNTTIRFDLPEKSSYEFSVYNILGMKVYETGEENLSPGSYNLNLNMSTFASGVYFYTLRAGDFFERKQMVLVK